In Eremothecium gossypii ATCC 10895 chromosome II, complete sequence, the genomic window CGGTTTTCGGCCGATGAATTACGGCGGAGGCGGGACAACCAGCAGGTGGAGTTGCGGAAGGCCAAGCGTGATGAAGCGTTAGCCAAAAGGCGGAACTTCTCGGCCACGACAGCAGCGGGGGGAAATGAgtcggaggaggaggatgGGGAGACGGAGTCGCAAGACCAGCAGTTCTATCAGCAGCTGACGCAGGAGTTGCCGCAGATGCTGCAGCAGATCCAGTCCAACGACTTCCAGGAGCAACTTGCGGCAACGGTGAAGTTCCGGCAGATTCTGTCGCGCGAGCACAGGCCGCCAATCAACCTCGTGATCGACTCCGGGGTGGTGCCGACACTCGTGAGCTTTATGAACGAGAACCAGCCGGAAATGCTGCAGCTCGAAGCCGCGTGGGCGTTGACGAACATTGCGTCCGGAACATCGGAGCAAACACGCTTTGTGGTGGATGCAGGCGCCGTGCCGCTCTTCATCCAACTGCTatactcgaactctgtgGAGGTGAAGGAGCAGGCGATATGGGCACTGGGCAATGTTGCAGGTGATTCGACTTCGTACAGAGACTATGTGCTGGATTGCGGCGCCATGGAGCCAATCCTTTCGTTATTTGAGGTTTCAAAGACGTCACTAATTCGTACGGCAACGTGGACGCTGTCGAACTTATGCAGAGGCAAAAAGCCGCAGCCGGACTGGAACAAGGTTTCCCAGGCCCTACCTACGCTTGCCAAGCTGATCTACTCCATTGATACAGAGACTCTCGTGGATGCGTGCTGGGCTATTTCTTATCTTTCGGACGGGCCGGTCAACGCCATCCAGGCGGTTGTCGACGCCCGTATCCCTAAGCGTCTGGTCGAGCTGTTGACTCACCAGTCCACGCTAGTGCAGACGCCCGCACTGAGAGCCGTCGGCAATATCGTCACAGGCAATGACTTGCAGACACAGATTGTGATCAACTGTGGCGTCCTTCCAGCGTTAAGGAACCTCCTCACCTCCCCCAAGGATTCCATCCGGAAGGAGGCGTGCTGGACCATTTCCAACATCACCGCTGGAAATACAGACCAGATTCAGGCTGTAATTGATGCAAACCTAATTCCTCCTTTGGTCAAGCTCCTCGAGACTGCAGAATACAAAACTAAAAAGGAGGCGTGCTGGGCTATCTCCAACGCCTCCTCCGGTGGTCTGCAGCGCCCAGAGATAATCCGCTACCTTGTGTCTCAGGGCTGCATCAAGCCTTTGTGCGATCTCCTCGAGATTGCGGACAACAAGATCGTTGAGGTCACCCTCGACGCTCTGGAAAACATCCTCAAGATGGGCGAGGCAGAAAAGGAAGCTCGTGGGGCCGCTGTCAACGAAAATGCAGAATTCATCGAAAAGGCAGGAGGCATGGAGAAGATCTTCAATTGCCAATCGAATGCCAATGAGAAGATTTACGAGAAGGCCTACAACATTATCGAGAAGTACTTTGGCGCAGAAGACGACAACATCGACGAAGCTATGGCGCCGCAAGCTGCCGGTAACACCTTTGGCTTTGGTTCCAACATGAACCAGCAATTCAGCTTCAACTAGGCTCCTATTTCATCTCAATAACCGATTTTTACCGTCTTTAACAACCACTGCTTTTCGCTTACATCTACTCTGCTTATTTTTTTAGACACTTAATACTCTCTTCTTCGTCGTTACGCAGTCATCACCAGCATCGCCTGTCTAAGGTACATATGTAACTCATCTTAGATCTCTCACGTACATTTCATTAATCTACGTATACCGTCCGGCCAAATTCAACCGATCGCTTTTTGTGAAGTTTTCATACCGCGCCGCACAAAAACAAGCT contains:
- the SRP1 gene encoding karyopherin alpha (Syntenic homolog of Saccharomyces cerevisiae YNL189W (SRP1)), which encodes MESESSATNKFVPEYRRTNFKNKGRFSADELRRRRDNQQVELRKAKRDEALAKRRNFSATTAAGGNESEEEDGETESQDQQFYQQLTQELPQMLQQIQSNDFQEQLAATVKFRQILSREHRPPINLVIDSGVVPTLVSFMNENQPEMLQLEAAWALTNIASGTSEQTRFVVDAGAVPLFIQLLYSNSVEVKEQAIWALGNVAGDSTSYRDYVLDCGAMEPILSLFEVSKTSLIRTATWTLSNLCRGKKPQPDWNKVSQALPTLAKLIYSIDTETLVDACWAISYLSDGPVNAIQAVVDARIPKRLVELLTHQSTLVQTPALRAVGNIVTGNDLQTQIVINCGVLPALRNLLTSPKDSIRKEACWTISNITAGNTDQIQAVIDANLIPPLVKLLETAEYKTKKEACWAISNASSGGLQRPEIIRYLVSQGCIKPLCDLLEIADNKIVEVTLDALENILKMGEAEKEARGAAVNENAEFIEKAGGMEKIFNCQSNANEKIYEKAYNIIEKYFGAEDDNIDEAMAPQAAGNTFGFGSNMNQQFSFN